One Coffea arabica cultivar ET-39 chromosome 5c, Coffea Arabica ET-39 HiFi, whole genome shotgun sequence DNA window includes the following coding sequences:
- the LOC140007366 gene encoding protein FAR1-RELATED SEQUENCE 5-like, with amino-acid sequence MDYKAFGDLLVFDSTYNTNEYHKPLVVLARVNNHFGTIIFGSALLSEETTEAYEWILGTLVKANGGKKPISVITDSDKSMRRAIENLLPNARHRLCIFHLKRNAETGTNKCSMFTSMFAKFMKKAIPIEEFEKEWHAVVASCGLDGNGWVKKMYAKRSLWVETLLREYFLREKESKARHETEDAFLMLSTELHALEQHAAETYTRNIFVNVRKHLGRQELYDCFKREDT; translated from the exons ATGGATTACAAAGCATTTGGAGACCTGCTTGTTTTTGACTCAACATATAACACAAATGAGTATCACAAACCATTGGTTGTTCTTGCTAGGGTGAACAACCACTTTGGCACTATTATTTTTGGATCAGCATTGCTATCAGAAGAGACTACGGAAGCATATGAATGGATTTTAGGCACCCTCGTTAAGGCTAATGGAGGTAAGAAACCAATTTCAGTCATCACAGACAGCGACAAGTCAATGCGTCGAGCAATTGAGAATTTATTGCCGAATGCAAGACACCGCCTATGTATCTTTCATCTAAAAAGAAATGCGGAGACTGGAACAAATAAATGTAGCATGTTTACTTCAATGTTTGCTAAATTTATGAAGAAAGCAATTCCTATAGAGGAGTTCGAGAAAGAATGGCATGCAGTTGTAGCAAGTTGTGGACTAGATGGGAATGGCTGGGTCAAGAAGATGTATGCAAAGAGATCATTATGGGTGGAGACATTGCTTAGAGAAT ACTTTTTGAGGGAGAAGGAGTCAAAGGCACGTCATGAGACAGAAGATGCATTTCTAATGCTTTCTACCGAATTGCATGCATTGGAACAACATGCAGCTGAAACTTATACCAGGAATATTTTTGTTAATGTTAGAAAGCATTTGGGAAGGCAAGAACTGTATGATTGCTTCAAGAGAGAAGATACATGA